A portion of the Oncorhynchus kisutch isolate 150728-3 unplaced genomic scaffold, Okis_V2 scaffold3072, whole genome shotgun sequence genome contains these proteins:
- the LOC116371289 gene encoding B-cell receptor CD22-like isoform X2, translating into MALRTAGSVLVVFLWSVTVVLGQDGWSVTYTTQSICTLRGSTVDLFCSYTYPSGHKVTTTFWFTKKYDVENYVSLLDDPDYKGRVTYRSNKKNGHTLKITDLRESDSATYKFRFITKRTEGRYSGYPGVTLSVTDLQVKVTTTWWSTTLTCSTPCTLTGNPTYTWYRNSKIVQEDSSPSYTVQFKTEDSFYCAVKGINSPAVSVEGHSYFHVTYTQQRICTLKGTSVDISCSYTYPSGHTVSETNWYTNGKLEEASQILSPGYGRRVEYLGNMQSDSILRITDLREEDSAEYKFRFRTDQTTWEPTFPGTTLTVTGLQVKVTPATVTEGQKVTVTCSTTCTLSDNPNATYIWYKNGHVTNQSISLFLNPVSSEDAGRYSCSVEGHEDLPSDEETLTVRYGPKNTSVSVSPYGEIVEGSSVTLTCSSDANPPVDKYTWYKKNVTSPKASGQSYSITNIISEDRGEYYCEAQNGRGSMNSTALMIIVAGKQTSVLTAAVGIIVVVLVLILCLSGLMCFRSFTGGSDASTDTQSVRPDCNSDTYTGLNMRTMSPDYDTLANVHADPNSDPNSDMYTPLNMKTMSPEYDTLANVRGPSH; encoded by the exons ATGGCCTTGAGAACAGCAGGAAGTGTGttggtggtctttctctggtctgtgacAG TGGTACTGGGTCAGGATGGCTGGAGTGTTACATACACCACTCAGAGTATCTGTACCTTGAGGGGGTCAACAGTGGATCTGTTCTGCTCTTACACATATCCCAGTGGTCATAAAGTCACAACAACCTTCTGGTTCACCAAAAAGTATGATGTGGAGAATTAtgtgagtctgttagatgaccCAGACTACAAAGGTCGTGTGACGTACCGTAGCAATAAGAAGAATGGCCACACCCTGAAaatcacagacctgagagagagtgaCTCAGCTACGTACAAGTTCAGATTTATAACAAAACGAACTGAAGGGAGATATTCTGGATatcctggagtcactctgtctgttacag ACCTGCAGGTGAAGGTGACCACTACATGGTGGTCAACgacactgacctgtagcacccCCTGTACTCTGACTGGTAACCCCACCTACACCTGGTACAGGAACAGTAAGATTGTACAAGAGGACTCCTCCCCCTCATACACAGTCCAATTTAAAACTGAAGACAGCTTCTACTGTGCTGTAAAAGGCATCAATTCTcctgcagtgt CTGTTGAGGGTCACAGTTATTTCCACGTGACTTACACCCAACAGAGGATCTGTACCTTGAAGGGGACATCAGTGGACATATCCTGCTCTTATACTTATCCCAGTGGTCATACAGTCTCTGAAACAAACTGGTATACAAATGGAAAACTTGAAGAGGCGTCTCAAATCCTGAGCCCGGGCTATGGACGTCGTGTGGAGTACCTTGGAAATATGCAGAGTGACTCCATCCTGAGaatcacagacctgagagagGAGGACTCAGCTGAGTATAAGTTTAGATTCAGAACAGATCAGACAACCTGGGAACCCACCTTCCCTGGAACAACTCTGACTGTGACAG GTCTGCAGGTGAAGGTGACTCCTGCCACTGTGACAGAGGGACAGAAGGTGAcagtgacctgtagcaccacctgtactctgagtgACAACCCCAAtgccacctacatctggtacaagaaTGGACATGTAACCAACCAATCTATCAGTCTGTTCCTAAACCCAGTCAGCAGTGAGGATGCAGGCAGATACTCCTGTTCTGTAGAAGGCCATGAGGATCTCCCCTCTGATGAAGAGACTCTCACTGTCAGAT ACGGCCCAAAGAacacctcagtgtcagtcagtccctatggtgaaatagtggagggcagttcagtgactctgacctgcagcagtgatgccaacccacctgtggacaaatacacctggtacaagaagaacgtaacctcaccaaaagcatcaggacagagttacagcatcactaacatcatctctgaggacagaggagaatattACTGTGAGGCCCAGAATGGAAGAGGATCTATGAACTCTACAGCTCTGATGATCATTGTAGCAG ggAAACAGACCTCAGTTCTGACTGCAGCTGTAGGAATCATAGTGGttgttctggttctcatcctctgtctctctggactCATGTGTTTCAG GAGTTTCACAGGAGGAAGTGATGCGTCAACAGACACACAG aGTGTCCGTCCTGACTGTAACAGTGACACGTACACAGGTCTGAACATGAGGACCATGTCCCCTGACTACGACACTCTGGCA AATGTCCATGCTGACCCTAACAGTGACCCCAACAGTGACATGTACACACCTCTGAACATGAAGACCATGTCACCAGAGTATGACACCCtggca AATGTGAGGGGACCCTCccactga
- the LOC116371289 gene encoding B-cell receptor CD22-like isoform X1 has product MVSGYLFLVISQILEDCRVRDVTMALRTAGSVLVVFLWSVTVVLGQDGWSVTYTTQSICTLRGSTVDLFCSYTYPSGHKVTTTFWFTKKYDVENYVSLLDDPDYKGRVTYRSNKKNGHTLKITDLRESDSATYKFRFITKRTEGRYSGYPGVTLSVTDLQVKVTTTWWSTTLTCSTPCTLTGNPTYTWYRNSKIVQEDSSPSYTVQFKTEDSFYCAVKGINSPAVSVEGHSYFHVTYTQQRICTLKGTSVDISCSYTYPSGHTVSETNWYTNGKLEEASQILSPGYGRRVEYLGNMQSDSILRITDLREEDSAEYKFRFRTDQTTWEPTFPGTTLTVTGLQVKVTPATVTEGQKVTVTCSTTCTLSDNPNATYIWYKNGHVTNQSISLFLNPVSSEDAGRYSCSVEGHEDLPSDEETLTVRYGPKNTSVSVSPYGEIVEGSSVTLTCSSDANPPVDKYTWYKKNVTSPKASGQSYSITNIISEDRGEYYCEAQNGRGSMNSTALMIIVAGKQTSVLTAAVGIIVVVLVLILCLSGLMCFRSFTGGSDASTDTQSVRPDCNSDTYTGLNMRTMSPDYDTLANVHADPNSDPNSDMYTPLNMKTMSPEYDTLANVRGPSH; this is encoded by the exons ATGGTTTCTGGTTATTTGTTTTTAGTCATAAGTCAAATACTTGAGG ACTGCAGGGTGAGAGATGTAACAATGGCCTTGAGAACAGCAGGAAGTGTGttggtggtctttctctggtctgtgacAG TGGTACTGGGTCAGGATGGCTGGAGTGTTACATACACCACTCAGAGTATCTGTACCTTGAGGGGGTCAACAGTGGATCTGTTCTGCTCTTACACATATCCCAGTGGTCATAAAGTCACAACAACCTTCTGGTTCACCAAAAAGTATGATGTGGAGAATTAtgtgagtctgttagatgaccCAGACTACAAAGGTCGTGTGACGTACCGTAGCAATAAGAAGAATGGCCACACCCTGAAaatcacagacctgagagagagtgaCTCAGCTACGTACAAGTTCAGATTTATAACAAAACGAACTGAAGGGAGATATTCTGGATatcctggagtcactctgtctgttacag ACCTGCAGGTGAAGGTGACCACTACATGGTGGTCAACgacactgacctgtagcacccCCTGTACTCTGACTGGTAACCCCACCTACACCTGGTACAGGAACAGTAAGATTGTACAAGAGGACTCCTCCCCCTCATACACAGTCCAATTTAAAACTGAAGACAGCTTCTACTGTGCTGTAAAAGGCATCAATTCTcctgcagtgt CTGTTGAGGGTCACAGTTATTTCCACGTGACTTACACCCAACAGAGGATCTGTACCTTGAAGGGGACATCAGTGGACATATCCTGCTCTTATACTTATCCCAGTGGTCATACAGTCTCTGAAACAAACTGGTATACAAATGGAAAACTTGAAGAGGCGTCTCAAATCCTGAGCCCGGGCTATGGACGTCGTGTGGAGTACCTTGGAAATATGCAGAGTGACTCCATCCTGAGaatcacagacctgagagagGAGGACTCAGCTGAGTATAAGTTTAGATTCAGAACAGATCAGACAACCTGGGAACCCACCTTCCCTGGAACAACTCTGACTGTGACAG GTCTGCAGGTGAAGGTGACTCCTGCCACTGTGACAGAGGGACAGAAGGTGAcagtgacctgtagcaccacctgtactctgagtgACAACCCCAAtgccacctacatctggtacaagaaTGGACATGTAACCAACCAATCTATCAGTCTGTTCCTAAACCCAGTCAGCAGTGAGGATGCAGGCAGATACTCCTGTTCTGTAGAAGGCCATGAGGATCTCCCCTCTGATGAAGAGACTCTCACTGTCAGAT ACGGCCCAAAGAacacctcagtgtcagtcagtccctatggtgaaatagtggagggcagttcagtgactctgacctgcagcagtgatgccaacccacctgtggacaaatacacctggtacaagaagaacgtaacctcaccaaaagcatcaggacagagttacagcatcactaacatcatctctgaggacagaggagaatattACTGTGAGGCCCAGAATGGAAGAGGATCTATGAACTCTACAGCTCTGATGATCATTGTAGCAG ggAAACAGACCTCAGTTCTGACTGCAGCTGTAGGAATCATAGTGGttgttctggttctcatcctctgtctctctggactCATGTGTTTCAG GAGTTTCACAGGAGGAAGTGATGCGTCAACAGACACACAG aGTGTCCGTCCTGACTGTAACAGTGACACGTACACAGGTCTGAACATGAGGACCATGTCCCCTGACTACGACACTCTGGCA AATGTCCATGCTGACCCTAACAGTGACCCCAACAGTGACATGTACACACCTCTGAACATGAAGACCATGTCACCAGAGTATGACACCCtggca AATGTGAGGGGACCCTCccactga